In the Corynebacterium kroppenstedtii genome, one interval contains:
- a CDS encoding AMP-dependent synthetase/ligase, with protein sequence MQESSTKALYSVGENETCLTAVLDNNKRRPKLALFTRPKNFEWVSVTSEEFIAEVMAVAKGLIANGVEHGDRVALLSETRYEWTVMDFAIWAAGAVTVPIYGSSSASQIQWIIEDSGTVFAITETREHTELMRFLELDSDGKPRLKGSPTKLRRILEFNSSALDTLAFEGRDVSDDAVWERIDATKSSDLASLVYTSGTTGRPKGCRLTHANWLAEARSLLTHNIARTVARPGMRYITFLPLAHVFARAISLAMAIGGAQQSHWSDFSTISIEFQRVQPNMILGVPRVFEKVRNGVQAQAKSKGPLGALLFSRAEGTAIQYSKALDGEGPSRVLKWRRALYDRLIYRKVRAAMGGAVQYGISGGSAMNSELLHFFRGIGTTVYEGYGLTESTAAFCVNYDDNIIGTVGRPSGGCTARISDEGEVCLKGPIVFDGYWNNDEATNECFDEDGFFHTGDLGEILDSGHIKITGRKKELLVTAGGKNVSPGPLEDRMRTHPLISQVMLVGDGQPFIGCLVTLDEVAVEKWKRDHGVNDNVSNRELHANPVLRAEIQDAINDANSTVSHAEAVKKFHILDRDFTEEEGELTATLKVKRHVVMQHFARDIANLYQK encoded by the coding sequence ATGCAAGAAAGCTCGACCAAGGCTCTCTACTCAGTGGGCGAGAATGAAACCTGTTTGACCGCAGTTCTGGATAACAATAAACGACGCCCCAAGCTGGCGTTATTCACTCGCCCCAAGAATTTTGAGTGGGTCAGCGTGACGTCCGAAGAGTTCATTGCCGAGGTCATGGCTGTGGCCAAGGGGCTTATTGCTAATGGCGTCGAGCATGGTGATCGTGTCGCGTTGCTGTCGGAAACGCGATACGAGTGGACGGTCATGGACTTCGCCATTTGGGCGGCGGGAGCAGTGACTGTCCCCATTTATGGTTCCTCGTCGGCAAGTCAGATTCAGTGGATTATTGAGGATTCGGGAACCGTCTTCGCGATTACGGAAACTCGTGAGCACACCGAACTTATGCGGTTCTTGGAATTGGATAGTGACGGAAAACCACGCCTAAAGGGTTCCCCTACTAAGCTCCGGCGCATTTTGGAATTTAATTCCTCGGCCTTAGATACCCTCGCTTTTGAAGGTCGTGATGTGTCCGATGACGCCGTCTGGGAGCGTATCGATGCAACGAAATCCTCTGATTTAGCGAGTTTGGTGTATACCTCGGGTACCACTGGCCGACCGAAGGGGTGTCGGCTCACCCACGCCAACTGGTTAGCCGAAGCGCGTTCTCTTTTGACTCATAATATTGCCCGGACCGTTGCCCGGCCCGGCATGCGGTATATTACTTTTCTTCCGCTAGCGCATGTGTTTGCACGGGCTATTTCCTTGGCAATGGCAATCGGTGGGGCACAGCAATCTCACTGGTCGGACTTTTCTACTATCAGTATCGAATTTCAGCGTGTTCAGCCGAACATGATCTTGGGGGTGCCACGAGTCTTTGAAAAAGTCCGTAATGGTGTGCAGGCACAGGCTAAGAGCAAAGGCCCATTAGGGGCTTTACTGTTTTCGCGGGCAGAGGGGACAGCTATCCAGTACTCGAAGGCTTTAGATGGGGAAGGTCCATCACGGGTTCTGAAATGGCGGAGAGCCCTCTATGATCGTCTGATCTACCGTAAGGTTCGTGCCGCCATGGGCGGGGCGGTTCAATATGGCATATCCGGTGGTTCGGCCATGAATTCTGAACTACTCCACTTCTTCCGGGGTATCGGAACCACCGTCTATGAAGGCTATGGTTTGACGGAATCAACCGCCGCATTTTGCGTCAATTATGACGACAACATCATCGGAACGGTGGGGCGCCCGTCGGGGGGCTGCACGGCGCGTATTTCTGACGAAGGCGAAGTATGCCTGAAAGGGCCCATTGTTTTTGATGGCTACTGGAATAATGACGAAGCAACCAACGAGTGCTTTGATGAGGATGGGTTTTTCCACACCGGCGATTTGGGGGAGATTCTCGACTCTGGTCACATCAAAATCACCGGACGAAAGAAAGAATTGTTGGTGACCGCGGGCGGCAAGAATGTGTCGCCGGGCCCGTTGGAAGATCGCATGCGCACGCACCCCCTGATCAGTCAAGTGATGCTTGTGGGAGATGGCCAGCCGTTCATCGGATGCCTTGTCACACTCGATGAAGTCGCCGTGGAAAAGTGGAAGCGCGACCACGGTGTTAATGACAATGTGAGCAACCGCGAGTTGCACGCCAATCCGGTTTTGCGGGCGGAGATTCAGGATGCCATCAACGACGCCAATAGCACGGTGTCGCATGCGGAGGCGGTTAAGAAGTTCCATATCCTTGACCGCGATTTCACCGAGGAAGAAGGGGAACTGACCGCGACCTTGAAGGTCAAGCGGCATGTGGTGATGCAACATTTCGCTCGGGATATTGCGAACCTGTATCAGAAGTAA
- the hrcA gene encoding heat-inducible transcriptional repressor HrcA, whose amino-acid sequence MMAGTQERRAEVLRAIVTDYITSREPVGSKSLVERHKLGVSSATIRNDMGVLEAEGYITQQHASSGRIPTEKGYRAFVDTIHDIKPLSRAEHRAILSFLQDGVDLEDVLRRSVQLLAQLTRQVAVVQVPTLTVSHVKHCEIVQLTPHRLLLVLITDTGRVEQRNVEVTSEIPTEDVPRVRDAVNRALSGKTLAEAPDAMESLVAHAPRELRSVIVACATVIVETLVDRPSDRLILAGASNLTRTQEGSNALRPVLEALEEQVVVLKLLAAARDLESVHVSIGEENETEELRGASIVSAGYGGAAERLGGLGVVGPTFMDYPGTMSHVAVVAKYVGDVLRGE is encoded by the coding sequence CTGATGGCTGGAACTCAAGAACGCCGTGCTGAGGTGTTGCGGGCCATCGTGACCGATTACATTACGTCGCGGGAACCGGTGGGCTCGAAGTCGTTGGTCGAGCGGCATAAATTGGGTGTGTCATCAGCGACGATTCGCAATGACATGGGCGTGTTGGAAGCGGAAGGCTACATCACGCAGCAGCACGCTAGTTCCGGGCGCATTCCCACGGAGAAGGGCTACCGGGCTTTCGTCGACACGATCCATGACATTAAGCCCTTGTCCAGGGCGGAGCATCGCGCCATTTTGTCGTTCCTTCAAGATGGTGTTGATTTGGAGGATGTTTTACGACGCAGCGTTCAGTTGCTCGCCCAGTTGACCAGGCAAGTTGCTGTGGTTCAAGTGCCGACCCTGACCGTCAGCCATGTCAAGCACTGCGAAATCGTGCAGCTGACGCCTCACCGCCTTCTCTTGGTGTTAATTACGGACACGGGACGTGTGGAACAGCGGAATGTGGAGGTCACGTCGGAAATTCCGACTGAGGATGTCCCGCGCGTTCGCGACGCGGTGAACCGTGCGTTGAGCGGCAAAACCCTGGCGGAAGCTCCGGACGCGATGGAATCGTTGGTGGCTCATGCACCGCGTGAACTGCGTTCTGTCATTGTTGCGTGTGCCACTGTCATCGTCGAGACACTCGTTGATCGGCCTTCCGACCGTCTGATTCTTGCCGGGGCGTCGAATTTGACCCGTACCCAGGAGGGATCCAACGCGTTGCGGCCCGTGTTAGAGGCTCTTGAGGAGCAAGTGGTGGTGTTGAAACTGCTGGCCGCTGCTCGGGATTTGGAGTCCGTACACGTGTCCATCGGCGAGGAGAACGAAACTGAAGAGCTCCGCGGCGCGTCCATCGTGTCTGCTGGGTATGGCGGTGCGGCTGAGCGGCTGGGTGGCTTAGGTGTCGTTGGGCCAACATTTATGGATTATCCAGGTACGATGTCGCACGTTGCCGTCGTCGCTAAGTATGTTGGCGACGTTCTCCGCGGGGAGTGA
- the hemW gene encoding radical SAM family heme chaperone HemW, whose translation MPPEKNDSFGVYIHVPFCVTRCGYCDFNTYTPKELGVRDDASSPVLQYLDAVERELSRAAERYHLPPADTVFVGGGTPSLLGAQGLARVLNAVRSSMGLSSGAEVTTEANPESTSPEFFSGLREAGFTRVSLGMQSASEKVLRVLDRRHTPGRPVAAAQEARRAGFEHVNLDLIYGTPGEVDDDVKRSVDAVLSADVDHVSAYSLIIERGTAMFRKVRHGELTETDEDTLARRYGIIDDALSGRGFSWYEVSNWSRPGGECRHNLVYWRDGDWWGAGPGAHGHIGNQRFVNVKHPARYSAMISQSEDALALKGVEDLTPSERHEERVMLALRLAEGIEESQLPESTTSCVQRFIDDGLLWRPSPDRVAVTNRGRLLADGIITDILVSEDS comes from the coding sequence TTGCCTCCTGAGAAGAATGATTCTTTTGGGGTTTATATTCACGTCCCTTTTTGTGTGACTCGCTGCGGCTACTGCGATTTCAATACTTACACGCCGAAGGAATTGGGTGTTCGTGATGACGCATCATCGCCTGTCCTCCAATACCTCGACGCTGTTGAGCGTGAACTCTCCCGAGCTGCAGAGCGTTATCACCTGCCACCAGCCGATACAGTGTTCGTCGGGGGAGGGACGCCATCGCTGCTGGGAGCACAGGGGTTGGCACGGGTACTCAACGCCGTGCGCTCGTCGATGGGCTTGAGCTCAGGAGCAGAGGTGACGACGGAGGCCAATCCGGAGTCCACTTCGCCAGAGTTCTTTTCGGGACTCCGCGAGGCTGGTTTTACCCGAGTGAGTTTGGGCATGCAGTCGGCCTCGGAGAAAGTGCTTCGGGTGTTGGACAGGCGTCACACTCCCGGTAGGCCGGTTGCTGCTGCTCAGGAGGCGCGCCGGGCGGGGTTCGAGCACGTCAACCTTGACCTCATTTATGGCACGCCCGGGGAAGTGGACGATGACGTCAAGCGCTCGGTTGATGCGGTTCTTAGCGCGGATGTTGATCACGTCTCGGCCTATTCGCTGATCATCGAGCGGGGAACGGCGATGTTCCGCAAAGTGCGCCACGGTGAGCTGACCGAAACCGATGAGGACACCTTGGCCCGTCGGTACGGCATTATCGACGACGCTCTGAGTGGGCGGGGTTTTTCCTGGTACGAAGTCTCCAACTGGTCGCGTCCGGGCGGTGAGTGCCGCCACAACTTGGTTTATTGGCGCGACGGCGACTGGTGGGGTGCCGGCCCGGGCGCGCACGGCCACATCGGCAACCAGAGGTTTGTTAATGTCAAACATCCCGCCCGCTACTCTGCGATGATCAGCCAGAGCGAGGACGCGCTTGCCTTGAAGGGCGTCGAGGATTTAACCCCCTCTGAACGCCATGAGGAGCGCGTAATGTTGGCCTTGCGGTTGGCCGAGGGGATCGAGGAATCCCAGCTGCCTGAATCAACAACATCATGCGTGCAGCGGTTTATTGATGACGGGTTGTTGTGGCGTCCTTCTCCCGATCGGGTGGCGGTCACGAATCGTGGGCGTTTATTAGCGGATGGGATCATCACCGATATCCTGGTGAGTGAAGATAGCTAG
- a CDS encoding 16S rRNA (uracil(1498)-N(3))-methyltransferase has protein sequence MSDPVFVYGFVGYPDGVFPPLAGIIGHRDDSNSQPDGQLGGDTNIHQQKPLTQYDVGDVVLLSGPEGRHAVTVKRLVPGDALVLVNGEGNWLRCTVESTPSKTQLRATVLEAGYTTMPTPPITVVQALPKSDRSELAVDLACQAGADAIAPWSASRSIARWKGKERKAGTKWADTAVASSKQSRRARFPRIAALSTTDDVVNAIEQVTQSGGCALVLEESESVPVTALSDTLRQASHIILIVGPEGGIAPDEHDAFVRAGATSVVLGPEVLRTATAASVALGSVNVLAGRWSTA, from the coding sequence ATGAGTGATCCCGTCTTCGTGTATGGCTTCGTTGGATATCCCGACGGAGTCTTTCCCCCGTTAGCCGGCATTATCGGTCACCGTGATGACAGCAACAGTCAGCCCGATGGCCAGCTCGGCGGTGACACGAATATCCACCAGCAGAAGCCACTGACACAGTATGACGTGGGTGATGTCGTTCTTCTCTCAGGACCCGAAGGCCGCCATGCCGTTACTGTGAAGCGGCTTGTGCCGGGGGATGCACTGGTCCTGGTTAATGGTGAGGGGAATTGGCTACGGTGCACGGTTGAGTCCACCCCGTCGAAGACGCAGCTGAGGGCCACAGTTCTGGAGGCCGGCTACACGACGATGCCCACTCCGCCCATTACCGTCGTCCAAGCTCTTCCAAAATCTGATCGGTCCGAACTAGCGGTTGATTTAGCGTGCCAGGCGGGCGCCGACGCTATCGCCCCATGGTCAGCGTCCCGTTCGATTGCCCGGTGGAAAGGTAAGGAAAGGAAAGCGGGTACCAAGTGGGCCGATACCGCTGTCGCGTCGTCGAAACAGTCTCGACGCGCGCGCTTTCCACGAATCGCCGCTTTATCAACAACGGATGACGTCGTCAATGCTATTGAGCAGGTCACACAATCAGGCGGTTGTGCTCTTGTGCTGGAGGAATCGGAATCGGTGCCTGTGACGGCGCTGTCCGACACACTCCGTCAGGCGTCGCACATCATTCTCATTGTGGGGCCTGAAGGTGGCATCGCTCCCGATGAGCATGACGCTTTTGTCCGTGCGGGTGCTACCTCCGTTGTTCTTGGCCCCGAGGTGTTGCGGACTGCCACGGCCGCGAGCGTTGCTCTGGGCTCTGTAAACGTGCTGGCCGGACGCTGGTCTACGGCGTGA
- a CDS encoding hemolysin family protein gives MNFLTEGLIDCVIVVVLLAIAAIFTAVETALISISRARVEDMDETRSTRTLLAIVDNRARFINPLILVRTACEAGASVIITVLAIRVAHEAAVAVAIILITVLSYVFLGVVGRTVGRQNPYRVGLRAAFFLRPIVKLFSPLASLLIWLGNVFTPGKKFEQGPFTNEVELREMVDIASERGVVQVEERRMIQAIFDLANTRARQVMVPRTDMLWIESEKSARQATRLCVRSGHSRIPVIGENVDDIEGVVYLKDLVALSYDDPSKNSTLVKEVMRPAEFIPDSLPLDELLGDMQTSHDHIALLVDEFGAIAGLISIEDILEEIVGEISDEYDEAEVAPVEELDDGSYRVVARFSLEELVELYDEKRGIDIDFSEEQLEDVETVAGLLAFELGRVPLPGAQVTTAGLTFRAEGGHDRRGRIRITSVVVSRSAASSEPVNGDNSNNVIAHSDAGNHGSE, from the coding sequence GTGAATTTTCTGACTGAAGGCCTCATTGACTGCGTTATTGTCGTGGTCCTTTTGGCTATTGCCGCGATTTTTACAGCAGTCGAGACTGCATTGATCTCGATTTCACGCGCCCGTGTTGAAGATATGGACGAGACACGGAGCACACGGACGTTATTGGCGATAGTGGATAATCGGGCTCGATTTATTAACCCCCTCATCCTTGTTCGAACTGCGTGCGAGGCGGGAGCATCGGTCATCATTACGGTTCTCGCTATCCGGGTAGCGCATGAGGCTGCCGTGGCTGTAGCGATTATCCTGATTACGGTCCTCTCTTACGTTTTCTTGGGTGTGGTCGGACGGACTGTTGGTCGCCAAAATCCCTATCGGGTTGGATTGCGTGCGGCCTTTTTCTTACGGCCGATTGTTAAATTATTTAGCCCGCTGGCATCGTTGCTCATTTGGTTGGGAAATGTTTTTACGCCGGGAAAGAAATTCGAACAAGGGCCTTTTACTAACGAGGTTGAGCTCCGTGAAATGGTGGACATAGCCTCGGAACGCGGTGTCGTTCAGGTCGAAGAACGACGAATGATTCAGGCTATTTTTGACTTAGCTAATACGCGTGCTCGGCAAGTGATGGTTCCACGAACAGACATGTTGTGGATCGAATCGGAAAAGAGCGCACGTCAGGCGACCCGTTTGTGTGTCCGTTCAGGCCACTCCCGCATTCCCGTCATCGGTGAAAACGTCGATGATATTGAGGGAGTTGTCTATTTGAAGGATCTCGTAGCTTTGTCTTATGACGATCCCAGTAAAAATTCGACGCTGGTGAAAGAAGTCATGCGGCCGGCAGAATTTATTCCCGATTCTCTACCGTTAGACGAGCTATTGGGCGATATGCAAACTTCTCATGACCATATCGCTCTTCTTGTCGACGAATTTGGCGCCATTGCTGGTTTGATTTCCATTGAAGATATATTGGAAGAAATCGTCGGCGAGATTAGCGATGAATACGACGAGGCCGAAGTTGCTCCCGTCGAGGAACTCGATGATGGTTCATACCGGGTAGTTGCGCGATTCTCTTTGGAAGAACTGGTCGAGCTATACGACGAGAAGCGGGGAATTGACATTGACTTCTCTGAGGAGCAACTAGAGGACGTCGAGACTGTTGCAGGCTTGTTGGCGTTTGAGCTAGGCCGTGTTCCACTACCGGGTGCCCAGGTCACGACGGCGGGACTGACTTTCCGCGCGGAGGGAGGACATGATCGTCGAGGTCGCATTCGCATTACCAGCGTTGTTGTGAGTCGTTCGGCCGCGTCCAGTGAACCTGTGAATGGCGATAATTCGAATAACGTGATCGCCCACAGTGACGCAGGGAACCACGGGTCTGAGTGA
- a CDS encoding PhoH family protein, whose protein sequence is MSSATSSLSFDLDDEYAPQVLGPADQNLRIVERSVDADVHVRGARVTVSGRPADCQAVRRIFLELQSMVRRGHPISADAVSRTVALVRGEAATLPSDSAAIVTRRGRGIHPKTPGQRDYVDAIDSNTIVFGIGPAGSGKTYLAMAKAVQALQHREVHRIILTRPAVEAGENLGFLPGTLHEKIDPYLRPLHDALRDMVEPETIPKLMESGIIEVAPLAYMRGRTLNDAFVILDEAQNTTPAQMKMFLTRLGFGTTMVVTGDLTQVDLPHQESGLARAVNVLDGVKDISVIRLQSEDVVRHHLVSAIVDAYAACEDADDSVSSHSVPSRRRQQRHSHQNERGSRANAGSTQGDQPRHQRYVWKDSE, encoded by the coding sequence GTGTCGTCGGCGACATCGTCGTTAAGCTTCGACCTTGATGACGAGTACGCACCGCAGGTTCTAGGTCCGGCGGACCAGAACCTCCGCATCGTGGAGCGGTCGGTGGATGCCGATGTCCATGTTCGTGGCGCCCGGGTCACGGTGTCTGGCAGGCCCGCGGATTGTCAAGCGGTACGTCGAATTTTCCTCGAACTACAGTCAATGGTGCGTCGGGGGCACCCCATCTCTGCTGATGCCGTATCCAGAACGGTGGCATTGGTTCGGGGTGAGGCGGCGACATTGCCGTCGGACAGTGCGGCTATTGTGACGCGACGTGGGCGGGGGATTCACCCCAAAACCCCTGGGCAGCGGGATTATGTTGACGCAATAGATAGCAACACCATTGTTTTCGGGATAGGTCCAGCTGGATCAGGTAAAACTTACTTGGCCATGGCCAAGGCTGTGCAGGCACTACAACATCGTGAAGTGCATCGAATTATTCTGACGCGGCCGGCTGTTGAGGCTGGGGAGAACTTAGGGTTTTTACCTGGGACGTTGCACGAAAAAATTGATCCATATTTGCGTCCGCTTCATGACGCTCTTCGGGATATGGTTGAACCGGAAACCATACCTAAGCTGATGGAGTCCGGGATTATTGAGGTCGCCCCGCTGGCTTATATGCGCGGCCGAACTCTCAACGACGCCTTCGTCATTTTGGATGAAGCCCAGAACACGACGCCAGCCCAAATGAAGATGTTTCTGACGCGTCTAGGTTTTGGTACAACAATGGTTGTGACGGGCGACCTCACCCAGGTTGATTTGCCCCACCAGGAATCTGGATTGGCTCGCGCCGTCAATGTGTTGGATGGGGTTAAAGATATCAGCGTGATTCGTTTGCAATCTGAAGATGTTGTTCGTCATCACCTGGTGTCCGCCATTGTCGACGCCTACGCTGCGTGTGAGGATGCCGACGATAGTGTGAGCTCGCATTCGGTGCCGTCACGTCGACGTCAGCAGCGTCATAGCCACCAGAATGAACGTGGTAGCCGCGCGAATGCTGGATCCACGCAGGGTGACCAGCCTCGGCATCAGCGGTACGTGTGGAAGGACTCAGAGTGA
- the dnaJ gene encoding molecular chaperone DnaJ encodes MARDYYGILGVDRNASDADIKKAFRRKARKYHPDVNDSAEAADKFNELKIAQEVLTDPQKRSIVDAGGDPEAQPNYGGAGGFSGGFGGGGLGDIFEQFFGGAGAGMRGPKPRVRPGNDALVRMKLDLAECYTGVRKEVTVDTAILCDACQGKGSQSGQSPVTCPTCQGRGEVVETQRSFLGNVQTVRECSRCGGTGEIIKDPCPKCDGDGRVKKRRPITVDIPAGIDDGMRVRLSGQGEVGPGGGPAGDLYVEVRVAPDTVFVREGDDLHLSVSVPMVDAALGTSISVKDPVGEEFPLDIAPGTQPDETITVEGRGMPRIRSDRKGNVVAHVSVAVPTKLDAKTEKLLKQVKNHCKDDAVVNDRDSGGGFFSRLRSRFAGR; translated from the coding sequence GTGGCTCGAGACTATTACGGAATATTAGGCGTCGATAGAAATGCTTCTGACGCGGACATTAAGAAAGCTTTCCGACGCAAGGCGCGGAAGTATCACCCCGATGTCAATGATTCCGCTGAGGCCGCTGACAAATTCAACGAACTCAAAATCGCCCAAGAGGTGCTGACCGATCCGCAAAAGCGAAGCATTGTCGATGCCGGCGGTGACCCCGAGGCACAGCCGAATTATGGTGGCGCAGGCGGATTCTCAGGTGGCTTCGGCGGTGGCGGCCTGGGAGATATTTTCGAGCAGTTCTTCGGTGGTGCGGGCGCAGGAATGCGTGGACCGAAACCGCGCGTGCGCCCTGGTAATGACGCCCTCGTCCGCATGAAGCTCGATCTCGCCGAGTGCTACACCGGTGTTCGCAAAGAGGTCACCGTCGATACGGCCATCTTGTGCGACGCCTGCCAGGGCAAAGGTTCTCAATCTGGACAGTCGCCAGTGACGTGTCCGACGTGCCAGGGTCGGGGTGAAGTCGTCGAAACACAGCGCAGCTTCCTAGGGAATGTGCAAACGGTTCGGGAGTGCAGCCGTTGTGGTGGCACCGGTGAGATCATTAAAGATCCGTGCCCGAAGTGTGATGGCGATGGTCGCGTGAAGAAGCGTCGCCCTATCACGGTCGATATTCCAGCAGGTATTGACGACGGTATGCGTGTCCGCCTTTCGGGCCAGGGTGAAGTCGGCCCCGGTGGTGGGCCAGCCGGTGATCTCTATGTTGAGGTTCGCGTGGCACCCGACACCGTTTTTGTCCGTGAAGGCGATGACCTTCACCTGAGCGTCTCGGTACCGATGGTTGACGCAGCCTTGGGTACTTCCATTTCCGTGAAGGACCCGGTAGGGGAGGAATTCCCCCTCGATATCGCCCCGGGAACGCAGCCGGATGAAACGATCACTGTCGAGGGCCGTGGCATGCCACGGATTCGGTCTGACCGCAAAGGCAATGTGGTGGCCCACGTCAGTGTTGCCGTGCCAACAAAACTGGATGCCAAGACCGAGAAGCTGTTGAAGCAGGTGAAGAACCACTGCAAGGACGATGCCGTCGTGAATGACAGGGATTCGGGTGGCGGTTTCTTCTCCCGGCTGCGTAGTCGATTTGCCGGGCGTTAA
- the ybeY gene encoding rRNA maturation RNase YbeY yields MSIEVFNESGYDGVNEEALIDVAQFALMRMDIHPAADMTISIVDEATIEDLHVRWLDLEGPTDVMSFPMDELTPGSGRPDADAPGPAMLGDIVLCPAFAERQAHRAGHGVGHELSLLTVHGILHLLGYDHVAPEEERRMFALQNDILADWYTDLEERGVSYGPKPTGPGAFPTAADREALDQDMIKSTVGGMIAEPADRDKS; encoded by the coding sequence GTGAGTATCGAAGTCTTTAATGAATCTGGGTATGACGGAGTCAACGAAGAAGCGCTCATCGACGTGGCGCAATTTGCTCTCATGCGGATGGATATTCACCCGGCTGCGGATATGACCATTTCTATTGTTGATGAGGCCACGATAGAAGATCTCCACGTCCGGTGGCTGGATTTGGAAGGTCCGACCGATGTCATGAGTTTCCCCATGGATGAGCTCACTCCGGGCTCCGGCAGACCTGATGCGGATGCTCCCGGTCCCGCAATGTTAGGTGACATTGTTTTGTGCCCCGCTTTCGCCGAACGCCAAGCTCATCGTGCCGGACACGGTGTGGGCCACGAACTGTCCCTACTGACTGTCCATGGCATTTTGCATCTGTTGGGCTATGATCACGTGGCCCCCGAGGAGGAGCGCCGGATGTTTGCCCTCCAGAACGACATTTTGGCGGATTGGTACACCGACCTGGAGGAACGCGGTGTTTCCTATGGGCCGAAGCCGACGGGTCCGGGTGCGTTTCCTACCGCGGCGGATCGTGAGGCACTGGATCAGGACATGATCAAGTCGACAGTTGGCGGGATGATCGCAGAGCCGGCTGACCGCGATAAGTCATAG
- the era gene encoding GTPase Era, translating to MDAPQGGSSLGDQPDGFRSGFVSFVGRPNTGKSTLTNALVGEKIAITADQPETTRHPIRGVIHEDNAQIIVVDTPGLHRPRTLLGERLNEVVKDTYADVDVIGVCVPANEKLGPGDRWIVENVRKVAPTMPLIGIVTKADMASKDEIGAQLLALHDLLDGADVVPCSAKDNYQLSTIIDVLASYLPEGPKFYPDEHVTDEDRNTRISELIREAALSGLRDELPHSVAVEVDEVLPNPDRLHVLDVHAIIYVERPGQKKILLGKNNRRMGRIISQSRKSLMDLMGQNVFVDLRIKVLDNWQSDPKSLGRLGF from the coding sequence ATGGACGCACCACAAGGCGGCAGTTCCCTGGGCGATCAACCCGATGGTTTTCGATCAGGGTTTGTTAGCTTCGTCGGACGCCCGAATACAGGGAAATCGACGTTAACCAATGCCTTGGTGGGTGAGAAAATAGCGATTACTGCAGACCAACCAGAGACCACTCGGCATCCCATTCGCGGTGTGATTCACGAGGATAATGCGCAGATCATCGTGGTAGATACACCCGGGCTGCACCGCCCGAGAACCCTGTTGGGCGAGCGTCTGAATGAAGTTGTTAAGGATACGTATGCCGATGTCGATGTCATTGGGGTGTGTGTTCCAGCGAATGAGAAATTGGGGCCGGGGGACCGGTGGATTGTGGAGAATGTCCGTAAAGTGGCTCCGACAATGCCGTTAATCGGCATTGTCACGAAAGCTGATATGGCCTCAAAGGATGAAATCGGCGCCCAACTGCTCGCACTTCATGATCTTCTGGATGGTGCAGATGTTGTACCGTGTTCGGCGAAGGATAATTATCAGCTTTCTACCATTATTGACGTTTTAGCGAGCTATCTTCCCGAGGGGCCAAAGTTTTATCCAGATGAGCACGTGACGGATGAAGACCGTAATACACGCATCTCCGAATTAATCCGTGAGGCCGCACTATCAGGGCTGCGGGACGAGTTGCCGCACTCGGTGGCTGTGGAAGTAGATGAGGTTTTACCCAATCCTGATCGCTTACACGTTCTCGATGTTCATGCCATTATTTATGTTGAGCGCCCTGGACAAAAGAAAATTCTATTGGGTAAAAATAACCGACGGATGGGACGGATTATCTCTCAGTCGCGCAAATCTCTCATGGATCTCATGGGGCAAAATGTGTTTGTCGATCTGAGGATCAAAGTGCTCGATAATTGGCAGTCCGATCCTAAGTCCTTAGGAAGATTGGGCTTCTAA